One segment of Thermosynechococcus sp. HN-54 DNA contains the following:
- a CDS encoding RidA family protein yields the protein MTKVIIYTTDAPMPVGPYSQAVRQGEWVFLAGQIALDPKTGEIVGGEDVKEQTRQVMENLSAVLKAAGSDWSQVVKTTVYLADLNDFAAMNEIYAQYMDAETAPARACVEVSRLPKGVKVEIDCIAYCPTTA from the coding sequence ATGACAAAAGTGATTATTTATACCACTGATGCGCCTATGCCCGTTGGCCCCTATAGCCAAGCCGTGCGGCAAGGGGAATGGGTCTTTCTTGCAGGGCAAATTGCCCTTGATCCAAAAACGGGTGAGATTGTCGGTGGCGAAGATGTCAAGGAGCAAACCCGCCAAGTAATGGAAAACCTGAGTGCTGTCCTCAAGGCCGCAGGCAGCGATTGGTCACAGGTGGTGAAAACAACCGTGTATCTTGCAGACCTCAATGACTTCGCGGCCATGAACGAAATCTATGCTCAGTACATGGATGCTGAGACGGCACCTGCCCGTGCCTGTGTGGAGGTATCGCGACTGCCGAAGGGAGTCAAGGTTGAAATTGACTGCATTGCCTACTGTCCTACAACGGCCTAA
- a CDS encoding DUF4330 domain-containing protein has protein sequence MKLIDRYGRLFGKVSLLDVGAGVVLLCVLAALFLLPGRSGTSLAQMTAAQPIEVDILVLGLSTPTPQDLIPKGSTANFIIRNQPYGQVTVKNVQVLPRTVTVSQPDGSVKALPDPRPEMAYSSNLLLTLEGRGQITNNGPVLGNTAIKVGTPVEVEGKEYNFRASVIAVRPL, from the coding sequence ATGAAACTCATCGATCGCTATGGCCGTCTTTTTGGCAAAGTAAGTCTCTTAGACGTTGGGGCAGGAGTTGTACTTTTGTGCGTCTTGGCGGCGTTGTTCTTACTGCCAGGGCGATCAGGCACCTCTCTAGCACAAATGACAGCCGCACAGCCCATTGAGGTGGATATTTTAGTCCTCGGTCTTAGCACTCCCACCCCGCAAGACCTCATTCCTAAAGGGAGCACCGCCAACTTCATTATTCGCAACCAGCCCTACGGTCAAGTCACCGTAAAAAATGTCCAAGTGCTGCCGCGAACGGTCACCGTTTCCCAGCCTGATGGGTCGGTAAAAGCACTGCCAGACCCCCGCCCAGAGATGGCCTATAGTAGCAACTTACTCCTGACCCTCGAAGGCCGAGGCCAAATCACGAACAATGGGCCTGTGCTCGGGAATACAGCCATCAAAGTGGGGACACCTGTTGAGGTGGAGGGCAAAGAATATAATTTTCGTGCCTCAGTGATTGCCGTTAGGCCGTTGTAG
- a CDS encoding FHA domain-containing protein yields MASHSSEATVLASDQESSPFLQISTPASVEEFPLLQPVVRVGRSPHNEIVISYPTISRHHFEIVKTDTGYRIRDLDSKLGLVYGDRPLKEKDLKDGDTFYIGANVKIVFRESQVQFLQKSISFQGKTVLRIGRGDDNDIRIDHPQISRHHAKIERQGTSIVITDLNSSNGVFCNGKRLTKPHALRIGDKIRIGPYLLQINVDETITVDNETGSIRLDAFGLEKVVKGNKKLLHDVSLSILPREFVVVAGVSGCGKSTLLRALTGFNPASSGTVLVNGNDLYHNFDAYRSQFAYVPQEDIVHKELTVEEALDFAAQLRMPADITPTERHSRVEEVMQILGLSQRRDVPIKNLSGGQLKRVSIGVELITKPSLFFLDEATSGLDPGTEADVMSLLRRLANDGCTVVLITHVTENIKLCNLVLFLAAGGRIAYFGPPDQAAAYFGVNSFNDIYPLVERERSPEEWQQRYLNSPQYKTYVLDRQKSVVCHLDHGRTPDSQGKRASKIPQYHPVSGLRQYLILLQREAAVLMRDRVSLILNFSIPFFIGLLDLIIWDREVFDIRKGDAATAITMLFATALVAVMVGNLTTMREIAKEREIYRREHLVGLKIGAYVFSKTTVALLLALYQASAFLLFKNIAIDFPGDSLTQVQLWITMFLASFSGMMMGLLVSALSPNTAIAPLLLILFIIPQVTFGGGIIAPSQMNPIGQVMNLFTLTKWPFEAFVTITELGKDVALDPCWIKPNETHSADTCRCTGAQLFKTCYFPGVRGYYTPALDEPEPQKPPEPATPTTPAAFATFQQEMTTYKDDLEVWQEQYSNWMLKREKAIGQAEGIIDRLYNIYGEFFDVNVQRHWLMIVLFIVLMFGMIVGIQIYFDTLH; encoded by the coding sequence ATGGCATCCCATAGTAGTGAGGCAACGGTTTTAGCTTCGGATCAAGAATCATCCCCCTTTCTGCAAATTAGTACGCCCGCTTCCGTCGAGGAGTTTCCGCTCCTGCAACCGGTGGTACGGGTAGGGCGATCGCCCCACAACGAGATTGTGATTTCCTATCCGACCATTTCGCGGCATCACTTTGAAATTGTTAAGACGGACACCGGCTATCGTATCCGTGACTTGGACAGTAAGCTCGGTCTGGTCTATGGCGATCGCCCCCTCAAGGAAAAAGACTTGAAGGATGGGGATACCTTTTACATCGGTGCCAACGTCAAAATTGTCTTCCGCGAAAGCCAAGTTCAATTTCTGCAAAAATCAATCAGCTTTCAGGGCAAGACGGTTCTGCGGATTGGCCGTGGCGATGACAACGATATTCGGATTGATCACCCGCAAATTTCTCGTCATCATGCCAAGATTGAACGTCAGGGTACGTCCATTGTCATTACAGACTTAAACTCCTCCAACGGGGTCTTTTGCAACGGCAAGCGCCTAACCAAACCCCATGCACTGCGGATTGGGGACAAAATTCGCATCGGTCCCTATCTGCTGCAAATCAATGTTGATGAAACCATCACCGTTGACAATGAAACGGGGAGTATCCGCCTTGATGCCTTTGGCTTAGAGAAAGTCGTCAAAGGGAACAAAAAACTGCTCCACGATGTGTCCCTCTCGATTTTGCCGCGGGAATTTGTGGTGGTTGCCGGCGTTAGTGGGTGTGGCAAATCCACCCTGTTGCGGGCGCTGACGGGCTTTAACCCAGCCTCCAGTGGCACGGTCTTGGTGAATGGCAACGATCTGTACCACAACTTTGATGCCTACCGCTCTCAGTTTGCTTACGTGCCTCAGGAGGATATTGTCCACAAAGAACTCACCGTTGAGGAAGCCCTCGACTTTGCTGCCCAATTGCGCATGCCTGCTGACATCACACCTACTGAACGCCACAGCCGCGTCGAGGAGGTGATGCAGATTTTGGGGCTGAGCCAACGGCGCGATGTGCCGATCAAAAATCTCAGTGGCGGTCAACTGAAGCGGGTTTCTATTGGTGTTGAGTTAATTACCAAGCCCAGTTTGTTCTTTCTCGACGAGGCGACCTCGGGTCTCGATCCCGGTACCGAGGCGGATGTGATGAGTCTGCTGCGGCGTTTGGCCAATGATGGCTGTACCGTCGTGCTCATTACCCATGTCACAGAAAATATCAAGCTGTGTAATCTGGTATTGTTTCTTGCCGCAGGGGGGCGCATTGCCTATTTTGGACCGCCGGATCAAGCGGCTGCCTACTTTGGGGTGAATTCTTTCAATGACATTTATCCCTTGGTGGAGCGGGAACGCAGTCCTGAGGAATGGCAGCAACGCTATCTCAACTCCCCGCAATACAAAACCTACGTTCTCGATCGCCAGAAGTCGGTGGTGTGTCACCTCGATCATGGACGCACCCCAGATTCCCAAGGGAAACGTGCCAGCAAAATTCCCCAGTACCATCCCGTCTCAGGGTTACGCCAGTACTTAATCCTGTTGCAGCGGGAAGCAGCCGTTTTGATGCGCGATCGCGTGAGTTTAATTCTGAATTTCTCAATTCCTTTCTTTATTGGCTTGCTGGACTTAATTATTTGGGATCGCGAGGTTTTTGATATTCGCAAAGGCGATGCCGCCACAGCGATTACAATGCTTTTTGCCACAGCCCTAGTGGCGGTGATGGTAGGCAACTTAACCACGATGCGCGAAATTGCCAAGGAGCGAGAAATTTATCGCCGTGAGCACCTAGTGGGGCTGAAAATTGGGGCCTATGTCTTTTCAAAAACAACAGTGGCGCTATTGCTAGCCCTTTATCAGGCCTCTGCCTTTCTCCTGTTCAAAAACATTGCCATTGATTTTCCCGGCGATAGCCTCACTCAAGTGCAGTTGTGGATCACGATGTTCTTGGCCTCCTTTAGCGGCATGATGATGGGGCTATTGGTGTCGGCACTGTCGCCGAATACGGCGATCGCCCCCCTGCTGTTGATTCTTTTTATTATTCCTCAGGTGACGTTTGGGGGAGGGATCATTGCCCCTTCGCAAATGAACCCCATTGGTCAGGTGATGAACCTCTTCACCTTAACGAAGTGGCCCTTTGAGGCCTTTGTGACCATTACAGAACTGGGCAAAGATGTGGCTCTCGATCCCTGCTGGATCAAACCCAATGAGACTCATTCTGCCGACACCTGTCGCTGCACGGGTGCCCAACTCTTTAAGACCTGCTACTTCCCTGGCGTGCGCGGTTACTATACGCCTGCCCTTGACGAGCCAGAACCCCAAAAACCGCCAGAGCCAGCGACACCCACAACGCCTGCTGCCTTTGCCACCTTCCAGCAGGAGATGACCACCTACAAAGATGATCTGGAGGTCTGGCAGGAGCAGTATTCCAACTGGATGCTGAAGCGAGAGAAAGCCATTGGCCAAGCAGAGGGAATCATTGACCGCCTTTACAATATCTACGGCGAGTTCTTTGATGTCAATGTGCAGCGCCATTGGCTGATGATTGTCTTGTTTATTGTCCTCATGTTTGGCATGATTGTCGGCATTCAGATTTATTTCGACACGCTGCACTAA
- the psaA gene encoding photosystem I core protein PsaA gives MPTSFEKWAKPGHFDRTLARGPQTTTWIWNLHALAHDFDTHTSDLEDISRKIFSAHFGHLAVVFIWLSGMYFHGAKFSNYEAWLADPTGIKPSAQVVWPIVGQGILNGDVGGGFHGIQITSGLFQLWRASGITNEFQLYCTAIGGLVMAGLMLFAGWFHYHKRAPKLEWFQNVESMLNHHLAGLLGLGSLAWAGHQIHVSLPINKLLDAGVAAKDIPLPHEFILNPSLMAELYPKVDWGFFSGVIPFFTFNWAAYSDFLTFNGGLNPVTGGLWLSDTAHHHVAIAVLFIIAGHMYRTNWGIGHSLKEILEAHKGPFTGAGHKGLYEVLTTSWHAQLAINLAMMGSLSIIVAQHMYAMPPYPYLATDYPTQLSLFTHHMWIGGFLIVGGAAHGAIFMVRDYDPAMNQNNVLDRVLRHRDAIISHLNWVCIFLGFHSFGLYVHNDTMRAFGRPQDMFSDTGIQLQPVFAQWVQHLHTLAPGGTAPNAAATASVAFGGDVVAVGGKVAMMPIVLGTADFMVHHIHAFTIHVTVLILLKGVLFARSSRLIPDKANLGFRFPCDGPGRGGTCQVSGWDHVFLGLFWMYNCISVVIFHFSWKMQSDVWGTVAPDGTVSHITGGNFAQSAITINGWLRDFLWAQASQVIGSYGSALSAYGLLFLGAHFIWAFSLMFLFSGRGYWQELIESIVWAHNKLKVAPAIQPRALSIIQGRAVGVAHYLLGGIATTWAFFLARIISVG, from the coding sequence GTGCCCACATCGTTTGAAAAATGGGCAAAACCGGGGCATTTTGACCGCACCTTGGCCAGAGGACCCCAAACCACCACATGGATTTGGAACCTCCACGCTCTTGCCCACGATTTTGATACACACACGAGCGACCTTGAAGATATTTCCCGCAAGATCTTCAGTGCACACTTCGGCCATCTGGCTGTGGTGTTCATCTGGCTGAGTGGGATGTACTTCCACGGTGCAAAATTCTCAAACTATGAGGCTTGGCTGGCCGATCCCACCGGTATCAAGCCCAGTGCTCAAGTGGTCTGGCCCATTGTGGGTCAAGGCATTCTCAATGGTGATGTCGGCGGTGGTTTCCACGGCATCCAAATCACCTCGGGGCTATTCCAACTGTGGCGTGCCTCTGGGATCACCAATGAGTTCCAGCTTTACTGCACCGCAATCGGTGGCTTGGTCATGGCTGGCTTAATGCTCTTTGCAGGCTGGTTCCACTATCACAAGCGCGCTCCTAAGCTGGAATGGTTCCAAAACGTGGAATCCATGCTCAACCACCACTTGGCCGGGTTACTTGGCTTGGGGTCTTTGGCTTGGGCAGGTCACCAGATCCACGTCTCGCTACCCATCAATAAACTCTTGGATGCAGGGGTTGCTGCTAAGGATATTCCCTTGCCCCACGAGTTTATCCTTAACCCCAGCTTGATGGCCGAGCTATATCCCAAAGTGGATTGGGGTTTCTTTAGTGGCGTCATTCCCTTCTTCACCTTTAATTGGGCTGCCTACTCGGATTTCCTGACCTTTAACGGTGGCTTGAACCCTGTTACCGGTGGCCTGTGGCTGTCGGATACGGCTCACCATCACGTGGCGATCGCCGTCCTCTTCATTATTGCCGGTCACATGTACCGCACCAACTGGGGAATCGGCCACAGCCTCAAAGAGATTCTTGAAGCCCACAAAGGTCCCTTCACCGGTGCCGGCCACAAAGGTCTCTACGAAGTGCTGACCACTTCTTGGCATGCCCAACTGGCCATCAACCTTGCCATGATGGGTTCGCTGAGCATTATTGTGGCGCAGCACATGTATGCAATGCCCCCCTATCCCTACTTGGCCACCGACTATCCCACCCAACTGTCGCTGTTTACCCACCACATGTGGATTGGCGGCTTCTTGATCGTAGGGGGTGCTGCCCACGGCGCCATCTTCATGGTGCGTGACTACGATCCAGCAATGAATCAAAACAACGTTCTGGATCGGGTATTGCGCCATCGGGATGCCATCATTTCTCACCTGAACTGGGTGTGCATCTTTTTGGGCTTCCACAGCTTCGGCCTGTACGTTCACAACGACACGATGCGCGCCTTTGGTCGCCCCCAAGATATGTTCTCGGATACGGGGATCCAACTTCAGCCCGTGTTTGCTCAATGGGTACAACATCTGCACACCCTAGCCCCTGGTGGCACCGCTCCCAATGCAGCAGCGACTGCCAGCGTCGCCTTTGGTGGTGATGTGGTTGCTGTCGGTGGCAAAGTTGCCATGATGCCCATTGTCTTGGGAACTGCCGACTTCATGGTGCACCATATTCACGCTTTCACGATCCACGTGACAGTGCTGATTCTGCTGAAGGGCGTACTCTTTGCTCGCAGCTCTCGCCTCATTCCCGATAAAGCCAACTTGGGCTTCCGCTTCCCCTGCGATGGTCCCGGTCGTGGCGGTACTTGCCAAGTCTCCGGTTGGGATCACGTCTTCTTGGGTCTGTTCTGGATGTACAACTGCATCTCCGTTGTGATTTTCCACTTCAGTTGGAAGATGCAGTCCGATGTCTGGGGTACCGTTGCCCCCGATGGCACGGTGTCTCATATCACGGGCGGTAACTTTGCCCAAAGTGCCATCACCATCAATGGCTGGCTACGGGACTTCCTGTGGGCACAAGCGTCTCAGGTGATTGGCTCCTATGGTTCAGCCCTATCCGCCTACGGTTTGTTGTTCTTGGGTGCTCACTTCATTTGGGCCTTCAGCCTCATGTTCCTCTTCAGTGGCCGTGGCTACTGGCAAGAGCTGATTGAGTCCATTGTTTGGGCCCACAACAAGCTAAAAGTTGCACCGGCCATTCAGCCCCGTGCCCTGAGCATTATTCAAGGCCGCGCCGTCGGTGTAGCCCATTACCTCCTAGGGGGGATTGCCACGACTTGGGCATTCTTCCTAGCTCGGATTATTTCTGTAGGATAG
- a CDS encoding WD40 repeat domain-containing protein, which produces MNSLIPLGQTQLQEYVTALAWGDRTLLAASAAGEVYAIDPVVGEQLMLRPATDQSLNVLAVSSDRQWWAAAGEQGQVLIGSLAHPENLQVLHYGSHWIDQLAWHSQAPWVAFSLGRYVQIWDAAQADVIATLDFAASSVLALAWQPSGEALAVAGYGGVRVWSAADWDADPQELGFMSAAVGVAWSATGDYLAASNMDHTLFVWRWGDQYPWQMQGFPGKVRNLNWLETPDQAPQLLTSSQEGIILWQLSQNHSGWQPQVLDLHRGTVRALSIHPQGQGFVSSGDEGWLCYWQQTQPQQLLEGAEEYFSAIAWHPKGAYLAAGGTQGELWVWQST; this is translated from the coding sequence GTGAATTCCCTCATTCCCTTAGGACAAACCCAACTCCAAGAATATGTCACCGCCCTTGCGTGGGGCGATCGCACCCTTTTGGCGGCGTCAGCAGCCGGCGAAGTCTATGCCATTGACCCAGTAGTGGGGGAACAACTCATGCTTCGGCCGGCGACTGATCAAAGCTTAAATGTCCTTGCCGTTTCTAGCGATCGCCAGTGGTGGGCAGCGGCCGGGGAACAGGGTCAGGTGCTCATTGGTTCCTTAGCTCACCCTGAGAATCTTCAGGTGCTCCACTACGGTTCCCACTGGATTGATCAACTCGCTTGGCATTCCCAAGCTCCTTGGGTAGCCTTTAGCCTTGGCCGCTATGTCCAGATTTGGGATGCGGCTCAAGCCGATGTCATTGCCACCCTTGATTTTGCGGCCTCCTCCGTTCTCGCTTTAGCTTGGCAACCCAGCGGTGAGGCTTTGGCCGTTGCGGGTTATGGCGGTGTACGGGTGTGGTCGGCTGCGGATTGGGATGCAGACCCCCAAGAACTAGGGTTTATGTCTGCGGCGGTGGGGGTGGCATGGTCAGCCACAGGGGACTATTTGGCGGCTAGCAACATGGATCACACCCTTTTTGTCTGGCGATGGGGCGATCAATATCCGTGGCAGATGCAGGGCTTTCCCGGTAAAGTTCGTAACCTGAACTGGCTAGAGACGCCAGACCAAGCTCCCCAGCTCCTCACTAGTTCCCAAGAGGGGATTATCCTTTGGCAGCTCAGTCAGAATCACAGTGGTTGGCAACCCCAAGTTTTGGACTTACACCGTGGCACCGTGCGTGCCCTCTCCATTCATCCCCAAGGTCAAGGATTCGTTTCCAGTGGTGATGAGGGATGGCTCTGTTATTGGCAGCAGACCCAGCCGCAGCAGTTGTTAGAGGGTGCCGAAGAGTACTTTAGCGCGATCGCTTGGCATCCCAAAGGAGCCTATCTCGCGGCCGGGGGGACCCAAGGGGAACTCTGGGTTTGGCAATCCACTTAA